The following are encoded in a window of Mycobacterium vicinigordonae genomic DNA:
- the ddaH gene encoding dimethylargininase, with protein MTDFHVDAASRRDAKPPPARTPTLRRYAMTPPSYFAVEYAINPWMDTATPVDVARAQYQWDRLRETYLLLGHQVEVVEPVPGLPDMVYAANGGFIVDDIAVVARFRFAERAAESRAYAEWMSAIGYRPVWTRHVNEGQGDLLMVDDMVLAGYGFRTDRRAHAEIASMLRMPVVSLELVDPRFYHLDTALAVLDDHSVAYYPPAFSPTAQTQLRALFRDAIIVGTADAYLFGLNAVSDGRHVVHPSGARGFAEQLRAAGFEPIGVDLSELLKGGGSVKCCTLEIHP; from the coding sequence ATGACAGATTTCCATGTCGATGCTGCGTCGCGGCGTGACGCCAAACCGCCGCCCGCGCGCACCCCCACGCTGCGGCGCTACGCGATGACTCCTCCCTCGTATTTCGCCGTCGAGTACGCGATCAATCCTTGGATGGACACCGCCACACCGGTGGACGTGGCGCGTGCGCAGTATCAGTGGGACCGACTTCGCGAAACGTATCTTCTCCTCGGTCATCAAGTGGAGGTGGTGGAGCCGGTACCTGGGCTGCCGGACATGGTCTATGCCGCCAACGGCGGATTCATCGTCGACGACATCGCGGTGGTCGCCCGGTTTCGGTTCGCCGAGCGCGCCGCGGAGTCAAGGGCTTACGCCGAATGGATGTCGGCGATCGGATACCGGCCGGTCTGGACCCGCCACGTCAACGAGGGCCAGGGCGACCTGTTGATGGTGGACGACATGGTATTGGCGGGCTACGGTTTCCGCACCGATCGTCGCGCTCACGCCGAGATCGCGTCGATGCTGCGGATGCCGGTAGTGTCCCTCGAATTGGTGGATCCGCGCTTCTACCACCTGGATACCGCGCTGGCCGTACTCGACGACCACAGCGTCGCCTACTATCCGCCGGCATTCAGTCCGACCGCACAGACCCAATTGCGTGCCTTGTTCCGCGACGCGATCATCGTCGGTACCGCCGACGCCTACCTGTTCGGGCTCAACGCCGTCTCCGACGGTCGCCACGTCGTACATCCTTCCGGGGCAAGGGGATTCGCGGAGCAACTGCGAGCCGCGGGCTTCGAGCCGATCGGCGTCGACCTGTCCGAATTGCTCAAGGGTGGCGGTTCGGTGAAGTGCTGCACGCTGGAGATACACCCGTGA